Below is a genomic region from Bradyrhizobium sp. 1(2017).
GATGCACCACGCGTTGTCCGCACGCGCCGTGGCACCGCCGGCGAGCCACATCAGGACCATGGTGCCCAGCACGAATTGCACTTTGCGCATGACCGATCTCCCATGTTCGCCGCGCGACATGCGACCTCACAAAGAGAAAGGCTGGCGGAGCCAATTTATTCCGGAGCAATTACGCGAAAATGCGCTGCTGCGGGACCGCGGAGTGCGTTTGCGGCTAGTACGGTGCAACGGGCCGCGTACGCCGATGCGGTTGCGGCTGCTGCACCTGACCGTAGGCAACCCGGGGATTGCGATCGCAGTACAGGAGTCGCCCAGAGACACTGGCCTGGCATTGCTCATAAGTGCTGTAGGCGCATTCGCCGGGATAATCATACTCGCCACCCTGCGCGCACCAGGGATAGTCGCGGGCTGCTGCCGGCGTCGCGTCGGCAATGCCTGCCAGCACGATGGCAGCCAGCGTCGCCAAAACGAATTGGGTCCTGGTCACGGTCCGTCCTCCAATACAATGAGGACAGAGCGCCCCTTTGGCCAGGTCGCGTCAACTCACTTTATCCGGATCGTGGGGCTGGGCCGCGTCCCTAATAGGGCGCGTAGTAGTCGTGCCGATACCGCCTCGAAGGCCCCTGCTGGTTGTATGCCGTGCGGGGATTGATCCCGCAGCTCAGCAGGCGGCCGGAGACGCTGGCCTGACATTGTTGCAGGGTCCGGTAGGCGCATTCGCCGGGGTAACCGTAGCCTTTGCCCTGGGCGCACCAGGGATAGTCATAAGCCGCGGCTGGACCGACGCCGGCAAGGCTGCCGACACCCAATCCAGCCAGCGCGATCATCGCGAACGTTGCCTTGCGCATCTGCGTGCTCCTTGCCGGATGCCTGAGGAAAAAAAGTCTCCTCCGGAGAACGCCGGCAAGGCCGCAAGGTTGCTATTCGACCTTCAGACCGGCGAACTCGACGACCTTCTTCCACTTCTCGGTCTCGGCCTTGATCTCCTCGCCGAACGCTTCGGGCGTCTGTACCCGCGGCTCGCCGCCGAGCTCGACCAGACGCTTGGCCATGTCGGGCTCCTTCATCAGCGTGTTGATCTCGGTGTTGAGCTTGGCGATGATCTCCTTCGGCGTGTTCTTCGGCGCGCCCATGCCGAACAGCGCACTGGCCTCATAGCCCTTGACGGTATCGGCGATCGGCTGCACGTCGGGCAATTGCGGCGAGCGTTCCGTGGTGGTGACGCCGATGGCGCGAAGCGAGCCGGAGCGGATGTGCTGGATGATCGACGGCATGTTGTCGAAGATCACCTGCACCTGGCCGCCGAGCATGTCGGTGATCGCAGGCGCCGCACCGCGATAGGGCACGTGCTGCATCTTGCAGCCGGTCATCGCCATGAACATCTCGCCGGACAGATGCACCGAGGTGCCGTTGCCGGACGAGGCCATGTTCACTTTGCCGGGATTGGCCTTCACATATTCGATGAATTCGGCGACGTTCTTGACCGGCACGTCCTTGTTGACCGTCATCACGTTCGGCACGCGCTGGAACGAGGCAACCGGCGCGATGTCGCGGACGAAGTTGAACTTCAGGTTGGCGTACAGCGAGGCATTGATGTAGTTGGCCGGATTGACCAGCTGCAGCGTGTAACCGTCGGGCTCGGCGTTGACGACCGATTCGGTTCCGATGTTGTTCCCGGCTCCCGGCTTGTTCTCGATCACGAATTGCTGGCCGAGCTTTTCCGACAGCCGCTGGCCGATCAGCCGCGCCAGGATGTCGGTGGCCCCGCCCGGCGGATAGCCGACCACCCATTTCACCGGCCGGGCCGGATAATCGGCGGCAAGCGCCCGGGACAGCGGGGTGGCTGCAAGCGGACTGGCGGCGAGCAGGCCCAGCGCGGTACGGCGAGTGATCATCTCAAGGGTTCTCCCAGTGTTGTTCTTGAAGGTCGAATGGCTTGAAAGCGGCGTCGGCGCGGTTGTAACAAAGCTTGCCGCAGGCGGAAAGTGCGCGGGACGCATCACGACGAAAGGATAAGGCATGCCGGTCAAGGTTCACGCCCTGGATCATCTCGTGATCAATGTCGTCGATGTTGCGGCGACCGCGGAGTGGTACCGCAGGATTCTCGGCATGGAAGTCAAGGTATTCGATCCGGGCGGCGGCAAAGCGCCGCGGACTTTCCTCATCTTCGGTAACCAGAGGATCAACGTGCGGCAACGCGATGCCGACAAGGTGGAATGGTTTACCGCCGACCATCCAACCGCCGGGAGCGAGGATCTGTGCTTCCTCACTTCGGCCACACCAGACGAGGTGGTGGCGCATCTGCAGGCCCATGGCGTCGCAATCGAGGAAGGGCCCGGCCCGAAGCAGGGCGCGCGCGGCACGCTGCGCTCGGTCTATTGCCGGGATCCCGATGGCAGCCTGATCGAGATCTCCTCTTACGAAAACTAGACTCGTCGTTCCGGGGCAGTGCGTAGCACCGAGCCCGGAATCTCGAGATTCCGGATCTGGTCCTTCGGACCATCCCGGAATGACAACGAAGAGAGTGCTAGCGTCCGGCACTGCACGGCGCTCCCAGCCCGATTTGCGCCACGTGCCCCGCGATGGCAGGAAGACGCAATAATCAAGAGGCAGCCGCCATCAAGATGCGGGCTGCACGGGAGGACACATGCCCATTCAACAGACCGCTGCCGGAATCGTGGGACCGTTCGACGGGCTCGACGTGCCCTGGCTCTTGAGGATGCGGGCCGAGGTGCGCAGCTCACATCCGTTCCTGATCTGGGCGCCGTTCGATGCACCGGCGCGGCGCTGGAGCTATGGCGAGTTTCACGAGCGGGTCGGCGCGCTCGCTGCGGGGCTCGTAAAGCGCGGCGTCAAGCCGGGCGAATATGTGCTCATCCACCTCGACAATTGCATCGAGGCAATGCTGGCCTGGTTTGCCTGTGTCGAGCTAGGCGCCATCGCGGTCACCACCAACACCCGCTCGGCGCCGGCCGAGATCGCGTATTTCGCAGATCATTGCGGCGCGGTCGCTGCGATCACGCAGCCGGCCTATGCGGACATCGTCGCGCAGAACTGCCGCAACATACGCTGGATGGCGGTGACCTCGCATGATGCGGGAGCGGCGCCTGCGCAAGCGGTCGCGCGCGGCGACAGTTTCGAAGCCTTGTTCGCCGACAGTGCCGACCGTCCCAGCCGCGCCACCGATCCGCTCGCACCGTGCAGCGTGCAATACACCTCGGGCACGACGTCGCGCCCGAAGGCGGTGCTGTGGACCCACGCCAACGCGCTGTGGGGCGCCAAGATCAACGCCGCGCATGAAGACCTTCATGCCGGCGACGTGCACCAGGCTTATCTGCCGCTGTTCCATACCAACGCGCTGGCCTATTCCATGCTGGCGACGCTGTGGGTCGGCGCAACCTGCGTGATCCAGCCGCGCTTCTCCGCGAGCCGGTTCTGGGGTGTCGCGCGCGAGCACGGCGCGACCTGGACCTCGACCATTCCGTTCTGCATGAAGGCGCTGCTCGAGCAGGAGATTCCGCGCGACCACAAGTTCCGCCTGTGGGGCACCGCCATCAACGAGCCGCCGGCCTTTGCCGCGTTCGGCATCAAGATGATCGGCTGGTGGGGCATGACCGAGACCATCACCCACGGCATCGTCGGCGAGGTCGACCAGCCCAACCTACCGATGTCGATCGGCCGCGCCGCGCCGGAATATCAGATCCGCATCAGCGATGACGACGGCCGGCCGACCGACGTCGGCGGCACCGGCAATCTCTCGATCAAGGGCATCCCCGGCCTGTCGCTGTTCGCCGAATACCTGCACAACGAGAAGGCGACGCGCGAAAGCTTCGACGAGCACGGCTTCTTCCTCACCGGCGATCGCGTCGAGCGGCTCGCGAACGGCTACATCAAGTTCGGCGACCGCGCCAAGGACATGCTGAAGGTCGGCGGCGAGAACGTCGCGGCCTCCGAGATCGAGCAGGTGATCGCGCTGGTCCCCGGCGTGCGCGAGGCGGCCGTGGTGGCCAAGACGCATCCGATGCTGGATGAGGTGCCGGTCGTCTTCATCATCCCGCAGGGCGGCGTCGCGGACGCCGCGCCCGGCCTGCATGATCGCGTGATGGAAGCCTGCCGCGCCGGCCTCGCCGACTTCAAGGTGCCGCGCGAGATCAGGCTCGTCGACGACATGCCGCGCTCGACGCTGGAGAAGGTGGCGAAGGCGGAGCTGCGGAAGATGGTGGGGTGACGATGTCGTCCCGGCGAACGCCGGGACCCATACCGCGTGATCCAACGATGACGCACAATGCCCCATACCGAACCACTAGTCTTCGCCAAACCTCTCCCTGTGGTTATGGGTCCCGGCGTTCGCCGGGACGACACCGAGGGTATGGCGGCGGCGACGCTAGAGCAGCGGCATCGAACTCAAAACGACCCCAGCGCCACGGGCCTGAACGCCTGCAGCAGCTGCTGGTCGAG
It encodes:
- a CDS encoding DUF3551 domain-containing protein, translating into MRKATFAMIALAGLGVGSLAGVGPAAAYDYPWCAQGKGYGYPGECAYRTLQQCQASVSGRLLSCGINPRTAYNQQGPSRRYRHDYYAPY
- a CDS encoding Bug family tripartite tricarboxylate transporter substrate binding protein, with the protein product MITRRTALGLLAASPLAATPLSRALAADYPARPVKWVVGYPPGGATDILARLIGQRLSEKLGQQFVIENKPGAGNNIGTESVVNAEPDGYTLQLVNPANYINASLYANLKFNFVRDIAPVASFQRVPNVMTVNKDVPVKNVAEFIEYVKANPGKVNMASSGNGTSVHLSGEMFMAMTGCKMQHVPYRGAAPAITDMLGGQVQVIFDNMPSIIQHIRSGSLRAIGVTTTERSPQLPDVQPIADTVKGYEASALFGMGAPKNTPKEIIAKLNTEINTLMKEPDMAKRLVELGGEPRVQTPEAFGEEIKAETEKWKKVVEFAGLKVE
- a CDS encoding DUF3551 domain-containing protein translates to MTRTQFVLATLAAIVLAGIADATPAAARDYPWCAQGGEYDYPGECAYSTYEQCQASVSGRLLYCDRNPRVAYGQVQQPQPHRRTRPVAPY
- a CDS encoding VOC family protein; translation: MPVKVHALDHLVINVVDVAATAEWYRRILGMEVKVFDPGGGKAPRTFLIFGNQRINVRQRDADKVEWFTADHPTAGSEDLCFLTSATPDEVVAHLQAHGVAIEEGPGPKQGARGTLRSVYCRDPDGSLIEISSYEN
- a CDS encoding AMP-binding protein; translated protein: MPIQQTAAGIVGPFDGLDVPWLLRMRAEVRSSHPFLIWAPFDAPARRWSYGEFHERVGALAAGLVKRGVKPGEYVLIHLDNCIEAMLAWFACVELGAIAVTTNTRSAPAEIAYFADHCGAVAAITQPAYADIVAQNCRNIRWMAVTSHDAGAAPAQAVARGDSFEALFADSADRPSRATDPLAPCSVQYTSGTTSRPKAVLWTHANALWGAKINAAHEDLHAGDVHQAYLPLFHTNALAYSMLATLWVGATCVIQPRFSASRFWGVAREHGATWTSTIPFCMKALLEQEIPRDHKFRLWGTAINEPPAFAAFGIKMIGWWGMTETITHGIVGEVDQPNLPMSIGRAAPEYQIRISDDDGRPTDVGGTGNLSIKGIPGLSLFAEYLHNEKATRESFDEHGFFLTGDRVERLANGYIKFGDRAKDMLKVGGENVAASEIEQVIALVPGVREAAVVAKTHPMLDEVPVVFIIPQGGVADAAPGLHDRVMEACRAGLADFKVPREIRLVDDMPRSTLEKVAKAELRKMVG